The genomic segment taccCGATTAATAGTATAagtcgcttttttttttttggttattcatattaaattataactatttaactatGGGTGTTGTCTAAACTGAAGCGAAAcgtcaaatgaaaatatttccatCAAGCCACCAAGCCACCGCATTTCGCGTATGGTACGCGTACATGTGAATACAAGAGAGAGTTGCGTTTTGAAACACGTCGTTGGTATGCGCGTTTTTGTCAGCGCGCGTAAGATACGCGCCCATGTGAATCGAGCCTTAGccttaatattatgtcaacgaTCGATCAGGAAATAATTGCTATTAAAAGCCAAATACCGGTACCATACTACAATGTCACGTTATTCTTAGTCGGCGGCGAACCAAAACTCGGCGTAGTCCTCGCATCTCCCACCGACGTGCCTCCCGCCTCATCTTCAGCCGCCGCTGCCGCGTAGTTGATAACAGACGGTGattattgtatacttgtatgtctatttttaaaatactataataaataatattataatactttataatagattttctataaaacataaaaatagaaaaatacatttatattagtgcttaaattatatttattgcatttcatttaaaaattgtgtctagatatatataatatattacatttttatcatcaccataatttttttttttattgatcttaaataCATCGACATCTAGGTCATTAGTACAAGGAGTTAAGTTAAGAagcatttacaatattatatttcataattttttttttttttttttatattaagttatacaaTTCGGATTNNNNNNNNNNNNNNNNNNNNNNNNNNNNNNNNNNNNNNNNNNNNNNNNNNNNNNNNNNNNNNNNNNNNNNNNNNNNNNNNNNNNNNNNNNNNNNNNNNNNNNNNNNNNNNNNNNNNNNNNNNNNNNNNNNNNNNNNNNNNNNNNNNNNNNNNNNNNNNNNNNNNNNNNNNNNNNNNNNNNNNNNNNNNNNNNNNNNNNNNNNNNNNNNNNNNNNNNNNNNNNNNNNNNNNNNNNNNNNNNNNNNNNNNNNNNNNNNNNNNNNNNNNNNNNNNNNNNNNNNNNNNNNNNNNNNNNNNNNNNNNNNNNNNNNNNNNNNNNNNNNNNNNNNNNNNNNNNNNNNNNNNNNNNNNNNNNNNNNNNNNNNNNNNNNNNNNNNNNNNNNNNNNNNNNNNNNNNNNNNNNNNNNNNNNNNNNNNNNNNNNNNNNNNNNNNNNNNNNNNNNNNNNNNNNNNNNNNNNNNNNNNNNNNNNNNNNNNNNNNNNNNNNNNNNNNNNNNNNNNNNNNNNNNNNNNNNNNNNNNNNNNNNNNNNNNNNNNNNNNNNNNNNNNNNNNNNNNNNNNNNNNNNNNNNNNNNNNNNNNNNNNNNNNNNNNNNNNNNNNNNNNNNNNNNNNNNNNNNNNNNNNNNNNNNNNNNNNNNNNNNNNNNNNNNNNNNNNNNNNNNNNNNNNNNNNNNNNNNNNNNNNNNNNNNNNNNNNNNNNNNNNNNNNNNNNNNNNNNNNNNNNNNNNNNNNNNNNNNNNNNNNNNNNNNNNNNNNNNNNNNNNNNNNNNNNNNNNNNNNNNNNNNNNNNNNNNNNNNNNNNNNNNNNNNNNNNNNNNNNNNNNNNNNNNNNNNNNNNNNNNNNNNNNNNNNNNNNNNNNNNNNNNNNNNNNNNNNNNNNNNNNNNNNNNNNNNNNNNNNNNNNNNNNNNNNNNNNNNNNNNNNNNNNNNNNNNNNNNNNNNNNNNNNNNNNTTTTCTTTTTGAAATAAGTTAGTGTGAGGTTGACGTGAATGTCGTGTTCCATGGGGGAAAGTTATAGGGTTTTCTATCTagaatgttgtttattttatattttcttttcagCTTCTTGtatatatgtgtttattattttgattgctGGGTTGTTTGTATTTCTTTTGATTCTGGCACAATGCAATAGAAGTAGTTTTTTCTTCTGAGGTTAAGTGAAATTTCGTTGGCGATGTTTCTAATGCTCTCAATTGGGCTGGATTTAAATCCTCCGATTGATAATCTTATGGCAGTATTGAGTTTGGTTTGGATCATATTTAAGTGGGAGGTGTTAgcattgttgaataatattgagCCATAGTCTGGTTTTGATCTGATTAAAGCTCTATAGATCATTAAAAGGGTAGAGCTGTCCCCACCCCAAGTTGTATGggaaatcattttaattatattgagttTTTGAGATGGTTAATCAAGGATATTTTTGAAGTGAGGTAACCAATTTAGTTTGGAGTCGAATGTAATtcctagtatttttattttatcttggtTGGGTATAACGAGGTTGTCTAATGTTATTTTGAGGGGTTTTATTTTCCTTCGTTTTGTGAAGATGATGCTTTGTGATTTGAGGTTAGAGAATGAGAAgcctgtttttttttaccaatctGATAAGTTGTTCGCACTTTTTTGGAGAAGCTCTTGCACTGTATTTAGGTTATTGCTTCTGCATAGTATGTTGAAATCGTCTGCATAGAAGTTGGACTTGTATTGTTTCAACGATATCATTAATAGCTAAGAGAAATAATGTAACTGCCAGAGAAGGTCCTTGTGGAATACCGTTTCTTGATAGAACGTATTGGATAAGGTATTTGATACTTTGACCTGAAATTGTCTTTCTTTTAGGaagtttgatatatattttaacatgttGCCGCTTGTTAAAATTTTGCTTAGTATAGTTAGTATTCTATGTCTCCATACGGAATCGTAGGCCTTGGTTATATCAAGACTGATCATACTGAGTATTTGTTTGTGTTTGAATGCGTTTTcgatttctgtttttattattattaggttatcCATTGTTGATCTGGCGTGGCGAAAGCCGCTTTGTTCTTtggataatatttcatttttttctagaaaCCATATAAGTCTTAAGTTTATGATCTTTTCCATAACTTTTGTCATTGTATTTAATAGTGTTATGGGTCTGTATCCTTCAGTGGAATGTTTCTTTTTTCCTGGTTTGAGAATAGGAATTATTATTCCCTTTTTCCATTAATTTGGTATAGTTCCTGAGtgccatatattattgtatatatctaatagaaatttttttgcTGTTTGGCTGAAGTTGGTTATAAAACAATAAGGTATGCTGTCGGGGCCTGGACTTTTGCTCAGACATTTTTTAAGGGCAGTTTCCGTTTCGTTGAGTGTTATACTTGAGTTCAGGTCAATTTGTTCACTGTTACGTGGGTTTATTGTGGAGGTTATTGGTGAGTTTTcggatgatatttttattacgtcTATGAAATCTCGTTTGTAAATTTCATTGCTAAAATTAGCTTGGAAGTATGTGCCAAATTTTCAGCAACGTCTTTTGGAGATGATGTTGTTCCTTGTGCATCGGTTATGTGTATTTCTTGATTTCTATTTAGACCTTTTAATGAATGAATTTTGTTCCATATCATGTGTGAGTTGGTTTTGGAGTTGATGCTTGATGTAAATTCTTTCcatgagttttttttactttttttaatgagaaattTGGCTTGAGCCCgaagtttttttaattgtatgaaattttctaaggttttatgttttttatttgtgtttaggtcattatttttattgagtataGCTCTTTTGATTTCGTCGTTCCACCAGGGAACTTTGGGTTTTTTAGTGAGGTTTATAGAACTACCTATTGCTATATTTGCAGCTGATGTAATCATGTCAGTGAATGTTTTCGATGTTTGAATTATCATTGTGTTGTATTTTAGTAATTTCAAATTCTATAATGTCGCTGAATAGTGGCCAGTTTGGCGTTTTTATATTCCATCTgcgacttttatttttatttgtgtctccTAACCTGGGGATGAAGTAAGTGAATATTGGTAGGTGGTCGCTGCTGTAAATATCAGGTAGCACTTTCCACTTGAGTTTTTGGGCTAGGGTGGGTGTGCACATGGTTAGATCGATGCAGGATAGGTTACCATTTGTTGCGTCGCGGAAGCATTGCGGAAGCAGTTCCCGCGACGTCGTCGGttctaaactgaaaaaaaaaaaaaaaaaggttaccaTTTGCTATATTGATATGAGTAGGGGAGGTGTCATTTAGCAATACCATATTGTCGTTTTCTAATAGTTTTTCAATTATCTTACCTCTATAGTCAGTTTTTTCAGACCCCCATGTTGTATTATAGTCACCTAATATAATGAATGGCTTAGGAAGTTGTTTGGTGATATTTTCTATGtcaaatgattcaattttagTCTGATTGGGTAGatacaaattacatatatttaaatttgtttcattgAGTTGTACCGAGATTGTGATAGCCTCAAGatgtgtatttatgtttatttgttcGCTGGGAAAAAATGTCTTGACATAAATTGTGACTCCACCACTGGCTCTTAAACCATTGGTTCCGTGTTGAGTGTAACTTGTGTAGTTCCGTAGATCAGTATGAGATTTGTCGGTAAAATTGGTTTCATGTAGGCATATGAGGTCGGGAGAGTACTCggctattaaaattttaagttcgtttatttttttgtagaatCCATNNNNNNNNNNNNNNNNNNNNNNNNNNNNNNNNNNNNNNNNNNNNNNNNNNcaaaaaatctcaaaaaatataaacacacagttttttttttatgttattttatgttcaaatttggatgaattACATaaacaagaaaaacgattttagttattttgttgtaattttataatattataattcaacttaccggctactgtattaataataattagataataacaatataNNNNNNNNNNNNNNNNNNNNNNNNNNNNNNNNNNNNNNNNNNNNNNNNNNNNNNNNNNNNNNNNNNNNNNNNNNNNNNNNNNNNNNNNNNNNNNNNNNNNTAAATAGCAAATATgcgattacaataattatttatgatgtaaaataattataatttaattttaacacaattGATGTAcacaacaaacataaataaatttattttcatttagatTTTTGTTATGATCGCTCCCAGTAAATTGAACCAACAAATAATCaccaactttaattttatttagttgagGAGTTGTTGATTGTGCTTTTGTGGCATTATCGTTATCATTATCGGTATCTTGCtctgtatattgtaaattattatctaatgatTTATCCTCGGATTTATCATTGTCACATAGTGTAGTAAGATTGTCATCAATATCAGAATTCTCTGGAGTACTTTCTTCAGAggacaaatttgattttttttttttaataatcttccCAATTTCTCTTGCATTGCATTCATTTTTTCCTCGATTTTTTCTTTTAGTGTTTGGTTTTTTCGATGTTTTATTTACAAACCTTCGAAGTCGATCATTACTGACTTCGAGTTTTGTTATCAAATAACCAACAAAGACTGGATTTTTTTATCgtcaaacttttattattatttaatgttatttgaaTGAGATCAGGTTTAAGATTAGGATTATTTTGGTCAGAGGTTTTAGCTAGATTGTTGTCAATtgagtttatacaatttttacagtTTGAGAAATTTTTGACAAGTAGATCATTGCCAAAATTTCCAAATTCTGATACATTACATAAATCTTTGCATACGTCATCTGATATGTTTTCTATTGGTGAACTGTCTGTTGGTGTAGGTATTAGTGAATTGTCAGTTTCTTGCCTAGTGTAATTATAGTTGTCTATTTGAATGTCTGTATCAATTTTTCCATAGTTCGTTAAATATTCTGGTTTTTCAGATGATTTTTCATACATTgtaattcctaaaaaaaaaaaaaaacataggttttattatttagttaatttgacattaagctatttttaattaaaacattacccAAGTCTGTAGCTGCAAGTTTAGCATCATTTAATGATGCAGCAAGTAtatcttctattttttttatcacatattgtttcaaatttttcagTTGATTGGAGTTtagtattgtttataaatgtctGGTGTGTTTCTTGTAGCGAGGAGAATTGTATGAACTTTGAGATGGATTCAGTAGATTTGGTAGATCATCTGAATGAGAAGGATTTGGGCTCTGAAGTATATTTTGGTGGTTTCGTGAAGATCGTTTTGtatcattttcaataattctATTCACGTTAATCGTTGTAAAATGTCTTTCATGGTAAAGTTAACCACTGTTGAAAAGGTAGATGTCATAGATCTTGTTGTTCTAAATAATTCTTCGCATGCCTGACTACTAAAGTACCAAGGAATGAACATATTAGGCCTCAGGCAAAAAGTGTTGTCTCTGAATTTTTATACCAGAAGGATTAAAGATAACGCGTTAAGTTCAATGCATGAATAGGCATtagtagtaataaaattatcttttaagcTGTATTCtttaatctttaaaattgaGTACCTCCATATCCTCAGGAAGTAAACACTACGCCATATTCTATAAATTCGGTCTTCTACAGTTAAAGATTTATCTAAAAAAGAGGAAAGTACATTGTTCATGGTTTCCAGAAAACTTATAGTTCCTTGACTTTGCGGCACATGTTTCAACATTTCTTGTATTATGGGAGCACATATTTTTTCTGCAGATCGAAAGTTCATCTTGTCTTCTGGAACAAGATCGCTCAAAGTTAAAAGGTGTTtgtcttttgaaaatatttctaataatattttcaagtgaGAAACGGATATTGTAAAGTTACCAATTGGTAAAACTATGTTAGGTTTTAATAATCTTGTCCTAAGTTTAGTACCAATGTGAACAGTGTCTTGAATATAGAATTGTGTGCTTTGCAGATGGTAAGTGTTAATTTGCATAGCTTTTAAAAGTCTAGTATCACCATCCGAAGAATATCCTAAAATTTTGATACCAAAATCTCCAGCCATTTTTTCCATAGTATTCCATCTTTATGGAATACTACTACTATTTATTATCACATCTTTATGGTTGAATCGGTTATTAGTACCAAAAATACTCAAGCAGAATGTTGGAGCATTTTCATGTAAAGTCTTCGccattattatatacgcataatttgctttttcattattttgaaaatattgccCAATTGTATTAGCTGAAGTGGCTAAGTATGCATTAACATTTGCCATGCCATTTTCAAAAAGCAACACAAAACCAATAACTTTATCAGAAATTTGGTCATATTGTATCTTCCCCATAACTCTGGTACTATCTCCGCTAACCCAAACACAGAGAGGTAGATTTCTTTCCAACAAAAACTCTTTCAGTTCTTTAAATCTATATTCTCCTtctactatattttgtttttgagttgaaataaaTCTATTCAATGACCTTATTGACGACAACGAGTTTGTTAAATTCAATTGAAGTGTTTCATATAAAAGTCTTCccccaacaaaatataaaaatacacaaaactTTTTTAGGGATTCATCATATCGATTTGCATTGGGACTAGGAAAATTTGAATTCCTTAAGGCTGAATTACAAATTGATTTTAGTAATGTACTGGTatctgtttttttaataaaagtttcaaCTGAAATTTCTTCCCAAGGCGGCATATTGTTCTTTAGATCTTTCAAGGactcattaaatatattattttcattgatgtatttattaattttatctacaattttaaaatagttagttATTAGTGGTTGATTTTCTCCATCATTCAATAAACTGTGTTCTCGAGCATGCTTTTCTTTTTCTTGTCTCCTATATTTGAGGTCTTTCCACTTTGAAGGAACATCAGGTTTTAAAAAGGAAGAAGGAACTTTTTGAAGTTCAGAAATACATTCAGGTAAGATTGATTCAAATTCGATAccttttttatttgtgttatctTCAATATTATCCTTATTTACTATGTCTTTGTTTACTATTGTGAAGTAATTTACAACAGTATTTTGTTGGTTGCCTTTTTTGATAGGTTTTCTCTTatctgaattttgaaagtgattTACCAGATGCCTATAGTAATTACTTAACATCCATGTTTTATTCTTACGCCCagctaaaacttttttaaaaacttttatacgGGCACCACAAAAGCAAACAATATCACTCATGATGTTATTACTTTCATCAATACTTGCGTTTTCAGCTAGACCGAGTTCATCATATTCTTCATCGCATAATTTTACAgaaatattttggttatttattatgttataaatagttTCTGATTTTAGATTACTATCAGACCTATTGTCAGTCTTTTGtgaatcatattttttagtccattcaataacatttttttcaatagttttttttctcttctgTTAAATtagtattgaaaatttgaacttaaactgtttatttttgtttttcaagtggttgtttatttttcatttgaccAGGTTTATCCGAAAGTTTATCACTGTTCGGtctaattttagtattttgtgtttttaccAACGGTTTTTTGTAAAACTCTATAATCAAACTTAATTGTTTCTTATGCCCATCAAGAAATTTAAActttggtattttgtttttaaaaaatccatcATAAGCCTCATATTCATTCTCACCTATCAATTCAGGTAATGTTGTTCTAGCAAACTCTTCTGTCTTACTAATATCAGTTTCatctattttagaaattatataagAACTATCAAATCCATTtgctattaaacattttttaaacttggTTGAAGTTTAAATCCAAGATTTTCTTCAGCATCTTCAAATGGATCTTTCAAAACCGTACCGGCTTCTTCCATGTCAATATGTTCTATCTGtgattctatataggtacaacaaatttattataaatatatgcatttaagCTGTCAATCATTTTAGTAAATGTGTAACAACTATATTCTAGACAGAGATTGTACCTACATGGGTTTCTATGTGTCGCTTAAACATCTAGatctaactataaaatataagtaggtacctaggtagtacATTTTACAGGGTTGGAATTAGAGGTGTATAAAATAGTCTATACCTGGTTTAATATGTTATcgaatatgtaaatataaaattactaaaatgtaaataaaggtattataatatttttatatttgaattgagATTTAAATAGATACCAGGGTGGATAAGTATAATAGACatctatttctttatttttgttatagtaatataaagttGTAGTCCATCAACTGGACTCTAGTAAAATCAggagtacaatattaataagatacctattataaatattattaggtatactgataaaatatgttcaattatgtagttatgtatcattattactatttattaaactcTCCAGTTCAACTGAAttgttattcaattaaatactatattaaatgtaaatataaaatcaagaataaaaaaaaagctttaaacaaataaatatataactaactGATAGAACACAAATAAGCCTAAGTATAATTCAGGTTATCATAATTGTTTTGTACTGTGGCGCTCGACAAGAAAGGTGTTAATATACTCGTCGGGGGCcaacgtaaaaaaataacacgagAAGTTAACTCGAATGAAGTTTATTCGGCACGGTAGAATACAATTACATTAAGGCGTAAGCCGGTCTCGCGTGAGTTGGGGGGGAATTTATTTTGCGTGTCGTGAGTCGCGTGAACGAGGTCGTCGATGACTTTTTGCTGACGGTCAGATCCCCGTTGGTGAGCCCAAAGACCTATGGTCGCGGCGGCAAGATGGCGGAAACAGACACGTGCGCGTATAGTACAAATCGAGAGGTCTCAGAGCGAAACAGCCAGGTTGTTACCAGAAGCGGGTAATCAAAAGACTAGGCCGGGTCAGCCGCCCGACACTTCGAAGGCGCGAAACGCCGCGGAGGTGCCGAGCGGTGTTGCCAACGTTGGGAACGCGAGACCACGCGGCTCACCACagtactataaaaacaaatgcgtatattgaaatttatagaataaataattgttaaaaacaaGCTGTTATTttggttgaaatttaaaataatttgatagtgCTAAGATGTATTAAGATAGTAGATAAAAGTGATAACGTTTGTTTTTTGtggctatattaaatatataatcatatatattttatatcagcaataaaaaatatattgacatccaaaacaaattgtatgatattagttctttaaataaaaaaggtgttttaagatattataaggTACTTACCATTCATAACAGAACCACAAGAAAACTTGCCACAGAACAAACTTCATTAGCAATTATTACGCAGTGAAAATATTACATCATTCAATAAATTGTTCTCGGAATTGTTCAACCATTGATTACATAAACTTGTATAAACACGATTACAAACATATTAGTactatcatagaacaatatagaagcgaaactcgatcagctgatgggtgaagtgtttacctatgatctgaagtccgaacattCAAACTGTTTCCGTTCaccaacatgatgttatacccgtattgaaaaaccgttttctcctaataggcagggtattctacgcggggtcggcttgtttaccattccctATTTCACGTATGCCATGCCCCCCTAGAGGccgtgttcaaggccacaatcgaCTGATCGGCCAAAGCACGGAGTTTCGTACCCCTGGTACTATCTATACTTTGTTGTCTGTTGACTGTTCCAACTTCCAAAAGTAAATAACCCTCGGAATAACCACTTTAGCGCATACGACTGACGGCTGCGGCAGTGCCAAGGGTATTGATATACCTTGGGCAGTGCCTAGGCCAAATTTCCCCCATCTTGCTAGCCGACGTTTTCCGAAGACATTGTACGATCTCTTTGTACAATTAGCCAAATGGGCAGGGCGTTACGCGCGGCAGCCTgctatatagaaatctgtgtgATTAACAAAGATTATCATATGATTATCATGATTATCACATGATTATCATGATTATCTTAAGATTATCGTGATTAACAAAATTGTGTACACTGATGAACATAGTGGTTTACCCCTCGTTCAATTCGGTCCAAACCAAAATAACCGAAATCACtttaattcaaaaccgaaaccggtcAAGTTTGAACTCGGTCACAcggttttcaaaaaatatctaaCCGAACAGCATTAGTTCAAATATCCTCAGGTGATATTCCTTTCACACCACAAGAAACAGTGATCGGAAACATAAAACTTACGGTTCGATAGTGGTGGTGGTCGGCGTACTCCTTGATGTGGTAGTAGCGACGGTGGTACTGGCAGACGGCGGCTCGTTCGGTGACGATGTCGGTAGACTGGCAGTTGTAGTGGTGGTCTGCGTACTCCTTGATGTGGTAGTAGCGACGGTGATCCTTGAATGGCGACAACGGACTTGGCAGGTGGCTCGGCTCAACTTGTACTCGGTGGCGGCGAACTGACAGACGGCGGCGGC from the Acyrthosiphon pisum isolate AL4f chromosome X, pea_aphid_22Mar2018_4r6ur, whole genome shotgun sequence genome contains:
- the LOC107883169 gene encoding uncharacterized protein LOC107883169, with product MTKVMEKIINLRLIWFLEKNEILSKEQSGFRHARSTMDNLIIIKTEIENAFKHKQILSMISLDITKAYDSVWRHRILTILSKILTSGNMLKYISNFLKERQFQVKVSNTLSNTFYQETVFHKDLLWQLHYFS